A single region of the Salvia splendens isolate huo1 chromosome 18, SspV2, whole genome shotgun sequence genome encodes:
- the LOC121776157 gene encoding ribosomal protein L11 methyltransferase-like, which translates to MSLSLSSLRSHFFKHFKFNGRASNFSSLRRRIHRNPPPLSFFSLFPPIGARQLQQQRSAAASYSTLPFNNGDSHNSFTSPYLSVHICCPKHISDALSESLMCFGASSTTIDEQNGSDSDEIWIGSTFDVEQDVNECIALAADSVGLKDIPKYKVEQQDHMDWIKQTQESFHPVEITEGLWIVPEWRKPPDPQATNIILNPGLAFGTGEHPTTKLCLLLLRRLIKGGECFLDYGTGSGVLAIAALKFGAHLSVGFDIEAQAITSACYNAALNKIGSQELKLSLVPSKDGDQFESNDIGVDEPYDSKIIAEKDKYDVVIANILLYPLLDLADRIVSYAKPGATVAISGIIAEQVPVVMERYSQLLEDINISMMDDWACISGLKKA; encoded by the exons ATGTCACTTTCACTCTCTTCTCTTCGCAGTCATTTCTTCAAACACTTTAAGTTCAACGGTCGAGCCTCCAATTTCTCCTCCTTGCGCCGCCGCATTCACCGGAATCCTCCTCCCCTAAGCTTCTTTTCGCTCTTCCCCCCAATCGGAGCACGACAGCTGCAGCAACAACGGTCTGCCGCTGCCAGTTATTCCACACTTCCATTCAACAATGGCGATAGCCACAATTCATTCACTTCGCCTTACCTTTCCGTTCACATTTGCTGCCCAAAACACATCTCT GACGCGCTGTCGGAGTCTCTCATGTGTTTTGGAGCGAGTTCTACCACTATTGACGAACAAAACGGCTCCGATTCCGATGAG ATATGGATCGGTTCTACGTTCGATGTAGAACAGGATGTTAACGAGTGCATTGCACTAGCTGCGGACTCAGTTGGATTGAAAGATATACCTAAATACAAAGTTGAACAGCAAGATCACATGGATTGGATTAAACAAACTCAG GAATCTTTTCATCCCGTGGAAATAACTGAGGGCCTGTGGATTGTGCCTGAATGGAGAAAACCCCCA GATCCTCAAGCAACGAACATAATTTTGAATCCCGGTTTGGCATTTGGAACTGGGGAACATCCTACGACAAAGCTGTGTCTACTGCTGCTGCGTCGGCTAATAAAAGGAGGAGAGTGCTTTCTTGATTATGGTACAGGATCTGGAGTTCTTGCAATAGCGGCACTCAAG TTTGGAGCGCATCTTTCAGTTGGATTTGACATAGAGGCACAGGCGATCACATCAGCATGCTACAACGCCGCTTTGAACAAGATAGGATCGCAGGAGTTGAAGCTGAGTCTCGTTCCTAGCAAGGATGGGGATCAATTTGAGAGCAACGACATCGGTGTTGACGAGCCATATGACTCGAAGATCATTGCTGAGAAAGACAAGTATGATGTGGTTATTGCTAACATACTGCTGTATCCACTGCTGGACTTGGCAGACCGGATCGTCTCGTATGCGAAGCCTGGTGCCACAGTCGCCATCTCCGGGATCATAGCTGAGCAG GTCCCTGTGGTGATGGAGCGTTATTCTCAGTTGTTGGAAGACATCAATATATCAATGATGGATGATTGGGCATGCATTAGTGGCCTCAAGAAAGCATAA